The following coding sequences lie in one Syngnathoides biaculeatus isolate LvHL_M chromosome 16, ASM1980259v1, whole genome shotgun sequence genomic window:
- the rsad1 gene encoding radical S-adenosyl methionine domain-containing protein 1, mitochondrial isoform X2, translated as MIKHTMRVPGRVLLAAPGERCLSAFKSTRMLTEDGAVSPQREILVKEASLYIHWPYCLKRCSYCNFNKYVPKSDNKHIVSQCLQREVETLLQLSQVSRITSVFFGGGTPSLAHPSTVSDILETVSRRASLAHQAEVSLEVNPTPEGRAKLKDFSHAGVNRFSIGVQSLQNADLSRLGRDHSAHQALQTVEEARRLRPGRVSVDVMFGRPGQSLASWEAELSELLRLCDDHVSLYQLTPERGTPLFKQIRGGEVTLPGDHAMAEMYESARRMLRRHGFDQYEVSNFARNSAVSHHNMNYWKGRQYIGVGPGAHGRFVPLGVGGAHREARTQTLEPDLWILEVRRHGHGTRRRIKLGHLELLEEVLVMGLRMTEGITHKETVQNVQNVRINSVTFNSAGSCSVHSWASLTSSAHPLTSENSSSVAI; from the exons ATGATCAAGCACACGATGAGAGTACCGGGACGAGTGCTACTGGCAGCCCCCGGCGAACGCTGCTTGTCTGCGTTTAAGAGCACACGAATGTTAACTGAGGACGGAGCCGTATCGCCTCAACGTGAGATTCTTGTGAAGGAGGCGTCACTCTACATCCAC TGGCCGTACTGCCTGAAACGGTGCTCCTACTGCAACTTCAACAAGTACGTCCCCAAAAGTGACAACAAGCACATAGTTAGCCAATGTCTTCAGCGTGAGGTCGAGACGCTGCTGCAGCTCAGTCAGGTTTCCCG CATCACTTCCGTGTTTTTTGGTGGCGGTACCCCAAGCCTGGCGCACCCCTCCACCGTCTCGGACATTCTGGAAACGGTCTCCAGACGGGCGAGTCTGGCACACCAAGCTGAGGTCTCACTGGAAGTCAACCCCACTCCCGAGGGAAGGGCAAAATTGAAGGACTTTAGCCATGCTGGCGTGAACCGTTTCTCCATAGGGGTCCAG TCTCTCCAGAATGCCGATTTAAGCAGACTGGGGCGAGACCACAGCGCTCATCAGGCCCTGCAAACGGTCGAGGAGGCTCGCAGATTGCGCCCGGGCAGGGTGTCTGTGGACGTCATGTTCGGGCGCCCCGGGCAGAGCCTGGCATCGTGGGAAGCGGAGTTGTCGGAGCTCCTGCGCTTGTGCGACGACCACGTGTCGCTGTACCAGCTGACGCCCGAGCGAGGCACCCCGCTCTTTAAACAAATACGAGGCGGCGAGGTGACGCTGCCCGGCGACCACGCGATGGCGGAGATGTATGAGAGCGCCAGGAGGATGCTGCGGCGGCACGGATTTGACCAGTACGAAGTGTCAAACTTTGCCAGAAAC AGTGCCGTGAGCCATCACAACATGAACTACTGGAAAGGAAGACAATACATCGGTGTCGGTCCAG GAGCACACGGACGCTTCGTTCCTCTCGGCGTTGGAGGCGCGCACCGAGAGGCCCGCACCCAGACGCTGGAGCCGGACTTGTGGATCCTCGAGGTCCGGCGGCACGGACACGGGACTCGGAGGAGGATTAAGCTCGGCCATCTTGAACT ATTGGAGGAGGTGTTGGTGATGGGATTGAGAATGACAGAAGGCATCACGCATAAG gagacTGTACAGAATGTACAAAATGTAAGAATAAATTCGGTGACATTTAACAGCGCTGGCAGCTGTTCAGTCCACAGCTGGGCCTCGCTGACATCTTCAGCTCATCCGCTGACGTCCGAGAATTCTTCCAGCGTGGCCATCTGA
- the LOC133514078 gene encoding GTPase IMAP family member 7, whose product MEKRKKGSSLELRLMVVGSSGPSQFQLTNAIFGREEFPKDTTSVSGSRKILGELAGRRVAVISAPNLYDKDISRVKRKMELRRSKCLSVPGPHAFLVAFDMEKISPNDIRTPQLMMKRFGRRCFRHCVVLLAYDGNPDGAALEDVVQNTDWPLRHLIEDLGGRVYIFNKDWRDRSREQELLQKIEWMVASLGGACFSSGTFQKAERSVKKEEKRLMKKMAADNEKVWSDLEKKYLSDELYQRKDAHTASVSAKIRAKAEVDNGWLRTSLARGVGSGMVAGAVMGALVGSIEGPGGMVLYGVIGGAVGASAGGAAQVATKHMEDRVAPPARLNFNSIFINRFFATQRP is encoded by the exons atggagaagagaaaaaaag GTTCCTCCTTGGAGCTGAGGCTGATGGTGGTCGGCAGCAGCGGACCGTCTCAGTTCCAGCTGACCAACGCGATCTTCGGAAGGGAAGAGTTCCCCAAGGACACTACAAGCGTCTCTGGCAGCCGGAAGATTTTGGGTGAGCTGGCAGGGCGACGGGTGGCCGTGATCAGCGCCCCAAACCTCTACGATAAGGACATATCTCGTGTCAAGAGGAAGATGGAGCTGAGAAGGTCCAAATGCCTGTCGGTGCCCGGTCCCCACGCCTTTCTGGTGGCCTTCGACATGGAGAAAATCTCGCCAAACGACATTAGGACCCCGCAGCTCATGATGAAACGTTTTGGAAGACGCTGTTTTAGACACTGCGTTGTCCTGCTCGCCTATGACGGGAACCCGGACGGTGCCGCATTGGAGGACGTGGTGCAGAACACCGACTGGCCCTTGAGGCATCTGATCGAGGACTTGGGCGGCCgcgtttacatttttaacaaggACTGGCGGGACCGCAGCCGCGAGCAGGAACTCCTGCAGAAGATCGAGTGGATGGTGGCCTCCTTGGGCGGCGCCTGCTTCTCCAGCGGAACCTTCCAGAAAGCCGAGCGCAGCGTGAAGAAAGAGGAGAAGAGGCTCATGAAGAAGATGGCAGCAGATAATGAGAAGGTGTGGAGCGACCTGGAGAAGAAGTACCTGTCCGATGAGTTGTACCAGCGCAAAGACGCCCACACGGCCAGCGTGAGCGCCAAGATTAGGGCAAAGGCCGAGGTGGACAACGGCTGGCTAAGGACGTCCCTGGCGAGGGGGGTGGGTTCAGGCATGGTGGCGGGGGCTGTCATGGGGGCCCTGGTGGGCTCTATAGAGGGTCCGGGAGGGATGGTACTGTATGGTGTCATCGGCGGGGCGGTGGGCGCGTCGGCGGGCGGTGCCGCTCAGGTAGCCACCAAGCACATGGAGGACAGGGTGGCACCTCCCGCCAGACTCAACTTCAACTCCATCTTCATCAACCGCTTCTTTGCAACGCAGCGGCCGTGA
- the btr02 gene encoding bloodthirsty-related gene family, member 2, whose translation MASTVGLLPEKSLLCSLCKDIFSSPVTTPCGHSFCLACLCDYWTRHQSRYCPCCRRLFANRPDLSVNRILAEISNNWKKTRPQKPPDEETVINVEQMIQERLQKIERLKSSLELQKSSYHRAMRESQKVFSALVHAMEKSHKAVVAAIEERRKEEQQKVETLVKELEQEIRELTKETAEPDSLVSEKNSDQLHDVTKDSTNSVRPGRPVQLKDWSAVTIETDPCVGVTRRALSEMMAKMKAEVNRLSKSELKRIEKYTVDINLSAKTAHPSLLISDDRKHVRQSDKRHEVPDHPKRFDRVANVLAKESFSSGRSYWEVEVGEKTEWSLGAVRQSINRKGRFTVCPANGFWTLSLKADGQYVANTSPLCAVALEQRPRKVGVFVDYAEGRVSFYCAETGVHIHTYSDTFSDSLHPFFCPGRLHGGKNAEPLIISSSFCSI comes from the exons ATGGCGTCGACCGTGGGCCTCCTCCCTGAGAAGTCTCTGCTGTGCTCTTTGTGCAAGGACATCTTCAGCAGTCCAGTCACCACCCCTTGCGGACACAGCTTCTGCTTGGCCTGCCTCTGCGACTACTGGACGCGGCATCAATCCAGATACTGCCCGTGCTGCAGGAGACTCTTCGCCAACAGGCCCGACCTCAGCGTCAACCGTATCCTGGCCGAGATCTCGAACAATTGGAAGAAGACCAGACCGCAGAAACCACCAGATGAAGAGACG GTTATCAACGTAGAGCAAATGATTCAGGAAAGGCTGCAGAAGATTGAGAGGTTGAAGAGTTCTCTTGAGCTCCAAAAG AGCTCTTACCACAGAGCGATGCGAGAGAGCCAGAAGGTCTTCTCGGCCCTCGTCCACGCCATGGAGAAGAGCCACAAAGCTGTGGTGGCCGCCATCGAGGAGCGTCGAAAAGAGGAGCAGCAGAAGGTCGAGACGCTGGTGAAGGAGCTGGAGCAGGAGATACGGGAACTGACAAAGGAGACTGCAGAACCTGACTCTCTCgtttcagaaaaaaacagtGATCAGCTCCACGATGTAACTAAAGACTCCACG AACAGTGTACGTCCTGGGCGACCGGTCCAGTTGAAGGATTGGTCCGCAGTTACCATAGAAACCGACCCTTGTGTCGGGGTCACCAGGAGAGCGCTGTCGGAAATGATGGCCAAGATGAAGGCGGAAGTCAACCGGCTGTCCAAATCAG AACTTAAAAGAATTGAGAAATACACTG TGGATATTAATCTAAGCGCCAAGACGGCCCATCCCTCCCTCTTGATCTCGGACGACAGAAAACACGTGAGGCAGAGCGACAAGCGCCACGAGGTGCCGGACCACCCCAAACGCTTCGACCGCGTGGCCAACGTCCTCGCCAAGGAGAGTTTCAGCAGTGGGAGATCCTACTGGGAGGTGGAGGTCGGCGAGAAGACCGAGTGGAGCTTGGGCGCCGTCCGACAGTCCATTAACAGGAAGGGCCGCTTCACCGTGTGCCCGGCCAACGGGTTCTGGACACTGAGTCTTAAAGCAGATGGGCAGTACGTCGCAAACACTTCTCCGCTGTGTGCGGTGGCTTTGGAGCAGAGGCCGAGAAAAGTCGGAGTCTTTGTGGACTACGCCGAAGGCCGTGTGTCCTTCTACTGCGCCGAGACGGGCGtccatattcacacctacagtgACACGTTCTCAGACAGCCTGCACCCGTTCTTCTGTCCCGGGCGCCTGCACGGCGGCAAAAATGCCGAGCCACTCATCATTAGCTCCAGCTTTTGCAGCATCTAA
- the rsad1 gene encoding radical S-adenosyl methionine domain-containing protein 1, mitochondrial isoform X1 — MIKHTMRVPGRVLLAAPGERCLSAFKSTRMLTEDGAVSPQREILVKEASLYIHWPYCLKRCSYCNFNKYVPKSDNKHIVSQCLQREVETLLQLSQVSRITSVFFGGGTPSLAHPSTVSDILETVSRRASLAHQAEVSLEVNPTPEGRAKLKDFSHAGVNRFSIGVQSLQNADLSRLGRDHSAHQALQTVEEARRLRPGRVSVDVMFGRPGQSLASWEAELSELLRLCDDHVSLYQLTPERGTPLFKQIRGGEVTLPGDHAMAEMYESARRMLRRHGFDQYEVSNFARNSAVSHHNMNYWKGRQYIGVGPGAHGRFVPLGVGGAHREARTQTLEPDLWILEVRRHGHGTRRRIKLGHLELLEEVLVMGLRMTEGITHKRWQLFSPQLGLADIFSSSADVREFFQRGHLTLDDGGLRCSRDGLALLDAVLPTLLLELERQTSESAKS, encoded by the exons ATGATCAAGCACACGATGAGAGTACCGGGACGAGTGCTACTGGCAGCCCCCGGCGAACGCTGCTTGTCTGCGTTTAAGAGCACACGAATGTTAACTGAGGACGGAGCCGTATCGCCTCAACGTGAGATTCTTGTGAAGGAGGCGTCACTCTACATCCAC TGGCCGTACTGCCTGAAACGGTGCTCCTACTGCAACTTCAACAAGTACGTCCCCAAAAGTGACAACAAGCACATAGTTAGCCAATGTCTTCAGCGTGAGGTCGAGACGCTGCTGCAGCTCAGTCAGGTTTCCCG CATCACTTCCGTGTTTTTTGGTGGCGGTACCCCAAGCCTGGCGCACCCCTCCACCGTCTCGGACATTCTGGAAACGGTCTCCAGACGGGCGAGTCTGGCACACCAAGCTGAGGTCTCACTGGAAGTCAACCCCACTCCCGAGGGAAGGGCAAAATTGAAGGACTTTAGCCATGCTGGCGTGAACCGTTTCTCCATAGGGGTCCAG TCTCTCCAGAATGCCGATTTAAGCAGACTGGGGCGAGACCACAGCGCTCATCAGGCCCTGCAAACGGTCGAGGAGGCTCGCAGATTGCGCCCGGGCAGGGTGTCTGTGGACGTCATGTTCGGGCGCCCCGGGCAGAGCCTGGCATCGTGGGAAGCGGAGTTGTCGGAGCTCCTGCGCTTGTGCGACGACCACGTGTCGCTGTACCAGCTGACGCCCGAGCGAGGCACCCCGCTCTTTAAACAAATACGAGGCGGCGAGGTGACGCTGCCCGGCGACCACGCGATGGCGGAGATGTATGAGAGCGCCAGGAGGATGCTGCGGCGGCACGGATTTGACCAGTACGAAGTGTCAAACTTTGCCAGAAAC AGTGCCGTGAGCCATCACAACATGAACTACTGGAAAGGAAGACAATACATCGGTGTCGGTCCAG GAGCACACGGACGCTTCGTTCCTCTCGGCGTTGGAGGCGCGCACCGAGAGGCCCGCACCCAGACGCTGGAGCCGGACTTGTGGATCCTCGAGGTCCGGCGGCACGGACACGGGACTCGGAGGAGGATTAAGCTCGGCCATCTTGAACT ATTGGAGGAGGTGTTGGTGATGGGATTGAGAATGACAGAAGGCATCACGCATAAG CGCTGGCAGCTGTTCAGTCCACAGCTGGGCCTCGCTGACATCTTCAGCTCATCCGCTGACGTCCGAGAATTCTTCCAGCGTGGCCATCTGACCCTGGATGACGG AGGACTGCGCTGCTCCCGGGATGGTCTGGCGTTACTGGACGCCGTGCTGCCGACTCTCCTGCTGGAACTGGAAAGACAAACGTCGGAATCTGCCAAGTCGTGA
- the cldnk gene encoding claudin k — protein MATTGMQLVGLIMSILGWVAGAVVILIPLWRVTAFIGNNLVTAQIIWEGLWMNCIVQSTGQIQCKVYDSMLALPSDMQAARGLTVLSVMLCAVALALGVLGAKCTKCVGINSLKARIARISGVLFAVSGFLFLVPVCWTAHSIIRDFYDPHVAAPHKRELGPGLYIGWGASALLLVGGSLLYAGSSPPGMPGSPTFSSGESSPRRAPASQVKGYV, from the coding sequence ATGGCGACCACGGGCATGCAGCTGGTAGGCCTCATCATGTCCATCCTGGGCTGGGTGGCCGGGGCGGTGGTGATCCTGATCCCTCTGTGGCGAGTCACCGCCTTCATCGGCAACAACTTGGTGACCGCTCAGATCATCTGGGAAGGCCTGTGGATGAACTGCATCGTGCAGAGCACGGGTCAGATCCAGTGCAAGGTCTACGACAGCATGCTGGCGCTGCCCAGCGACATGCAGGCTGCCCGGGGCCTCACGGTGCTCTCCGTCATGCTGTGCGCTGTGGCCCTGGCGCTGGGCGTGCTCGGGGCTAAGTGCACCAAGTGCGTGGGCATCAACAGCCTCAAGGCGCGCATCGCCCGTATCTCGGGGGTGCTCTTCGCCGTCTCCGGCTTCCTCTTCCTGGTGCCCGTCTGTTGGACCGCCCACTCCATCATCAGGGATTTCTACGACCCGCACGTGGCCGCCCCGCACAAGCGGGAACTTGGCCCGGGCCTCTACATCGGCTGGGGGGCCTCGGCGTTGCTCCTGGTCGGCGGCTCGCTGCTGTACGCGGGCTCCAGTCCGCCCGGCATGCCCGGCTCGCCCACCTTCAGCAGCGGAGAAAGCAGTCCTCGCCGGGCACCCGCATCTCAGGTTAAAGGCTACGTCTAA
- the rasd2a gene encoding GTP-binding protein Rhes yields MNSGQRFHLPAGGVLQMFNTLGGHPRPGPSPGVQQQNPKAPHRSKTAAGLLETVKGRWRHQDKGGSRQGGSVSAEAPAAVKPGNCHRIVVLGAPGVGKTNMVRRFLGEEFQDKYEATAEDFHRKLYRVGAETYQVDLLDAAGERNFPAKRRLSILTGDIFLLVFSLDNKESFGEVCELLSEIRVARTKLLKSKRPPRLPVVVCGNKADLDAQRVVSQSEVAEALARDVAFFETSAKRGTALEAVFRELAVTGGLPDATAPSRHRLVSMVTYRSLCGRSGAPGEAAPCAAVDPSARRPSFGSDLRLVLGSSAKADKPERCQIQ; encoded by the exons ATGAACAGCGGCCAGAGGTTCCACCTTCCCGCCGGTGGCGTCCTCCAAATGTTCAACACCCTCGGCGGGCATCCACGCCCGGGCCCCAGCCCCGGGGTCCAGCAGCAGAACCCGAAGGCGCCGCACCGCTCAAAGACGGCCGCGGGTCTCCTGGAGACGGTCAAAGGGCGATGGCGGCACCAGGACAAGGGAGGATCGCGGCAGGGGGGCTCCGTCTCCGCCGAGGCGCCGGCCGCCGTCAAGCCCGGGAACTGTCACAGAATCGTGGTTCTGGGCGCGCCCGGCGTGGGCAAGACCAACATGGTCCGACGCTTCCTGGGGGAAGAATTCCAGGACAAGTACGAGGCCACGGCCGAGGACTTCCACAGGAAGCTGTACCGCGTCGGAGCCGAGACGTACCAGGTGGACCTCCTGGACGCCGCCGGGGAGAGGAACTTCCCGGCAAAACGGAGGCTTTCCATCCTCACAG GTGACATCTTCTTGCTCGTCTTCAGTTTGGACAACAAAGAGTCTTTCGGCGAAGTTTGCGAGCTGCTCAGTGAGATCAGAGTCGCCAGGACGAAGTTGCTCAAGTCCAAGCGTCCGCCGAGATTGCCCGTTGTAGTTTGCGGCAACAAGGCGGACCTGGACGCTCAGAGAGTCGTCAGTCAGTCCGAAGTCGCCGAGGCCTTGGCCCGGGACGTCGCCTTCTTCGAAACCTCGGCCAAGCGGGGCACGGCGCTGGAGGCCGTGTTCCGGGAACTGGCCGTCACGGGCGGCCTGCCCGACGCGACCGCGCCCTCGCGCCATCGCCTCGTCTCCATGGTGACCTACCGGTCGCTGTGCGGGCGGAGCGGCGCGCCGGGGGAGGCCGCGCCCTGCGCCGCCGTCGACCCCTCGGCGAGGCGGCCCAGTTTCGGCAGCGACCTGCGGCTGGTGCTCGGATCAAGCGCCAAAGCCGACAAACCCGAGAGGTGTCAGATTCAATGA